The Candidatus Hydrogenedentota bacterium genome has a segment encoding these proteins:
- a CDS encoding Gfo/Idh/MocA family oxidoreductase, with the protein MLQDSSGAVTRRGFMGRAAAAAFGFSIVPRHVLGGAGFTAPSDEVTRAVVGVGGMGRGHLGYAGARTVAVCDVDSGHLKQALDSLEAGVKGCADFREVLAMPDVDVVHIATPPHWHGLISIMAAEAGKDVWCEKPMTRTIGEGKRVVEAVQRNGRMFRLNTWFRFRDNFYGYGSTVAPIKQIVDSGELGWPLRVTVGTGTGFDFKFFWSGKTDLTPEPVPAELDYDFWLGPAPFKPYHPHRVHQTFRGYWDYDGGGLGDMGQHYLDPVQYLLGKDDTSPVEVEVDAPQQHPDAVGSWRKITLRYDDGCEIVLDGEGFSVDQPYIEGPNGKLFKNLRVEIKGKEKVLRGLPDPGPQEGDFYACVRNRRKFALNEANGHRSCTLVNLGTTAVRLGRNLKYDPVKQEFVGDEEANRLIFQPMRGPWRV; encoded by the coding sequence ATGCTTCAGGACAGTTCGGGCGCCGTGACGCGGCGCGGTTTCATGGGACGGGCCGCCGCCGCGGCCTTCGGCTTTTCCATTGTGCCCCGTCATGTGCTGGGCGGGGCGGGCTTCACCGCGCCGAGCGATGAGGTGACGCGCGCGGTGGTGGGCGTGGGCGGCATGGGCCGGGGCCATCTGGGCTACGCGGGCGCGCGCACGGTCGCGGTCTGCGATGTGGACAGCGGCCACCTGAAACAGGCGCTGGACTCGCTCGAGGCGGGCGTGAAGGGCTGCGCGGATTTCCGCGAGGTGCTGGCCATGCCCGATGTGGATGTGGTGCACATCGCCACGCCGCCGCACTGGCACGGGCTCATCAGCATCATGGCTGCCGAGGCGGGCAAGGATGTCTGGTGCGAGAAGCCCATGACCCGGACCATCGGCGAGGGAAAACGCGTGGTGGAGGCGGTCCAGCGCAACGGGCGCATGTTCCGGCTGAACACCTGGTTCCGGTTCCGGGACAACTTCTACGGCTACGGATCGACGGTCGCGCCGATCAAGCAGATCGTGGACAGCGGCGAACTGGGCTGGCCCCTCCGCGTGACCGTGGGCACGGGCACGGGTTTCGACTTCAAGTTCTTCTGGAGCGGCAAGACCGACCTGACGCCGGAGCCGGTGCCCGCAGAGTTGGACTATGACTTCTGGCTCGGCCCCGCGCCGTTCAAGCCCTACCACCCGCACCGGGTCCACCAGACCTTCCGGGGGTACTGGGACTATGACGGCGGCGGCCTGGGCGACATGGGCCAGCATTATCTGGACCCGGTGCAGTACCTGCTGGGCAAGGACGACACCAGCCCGGTGGAGGTGGAGGTGGACGCGCCGCAGCAGCACCCGGACGCCGTGGGCTCGTGGCGGAAAATCACCCTGCGCTATGACGACGGCTGCGAGATCGTCCTCGACGGCGAGGGCTTCTCCGTGGACCAGCCCTACATCGAGGGGCCGAACGGCAAGCTGTTCAAGAACCTCCGGGTCGAAATCAAGGGCAAGGAAAAGGTCCTGCGAGGACTGCCGGACCCCGGGCCGCAGGAGGGCGACTTCTACGCCTGCGTCCGCAACCGCCGCAAGTTCGCCCTGAACGAGGCGAACGGGCACCGTTCCTGCACGCTGGTGAATCTCGGCACCACGGCGGTGCGCCTGGGGCGCAACCTGAAGTACGACCCCGTGAAGCAGGAGTTCGTCGGCGACGAGGAGGCGAACCGGCTCATCTTCCAGCCCATGCGCGGGCCGTGGCGGGTGTGA
- a CDS encoding helix-turn-helix transcriptional regulator, with amino-acid sequence MITITESLKQALAECGLSQRRLERESGVNRNSIFRFMEGRTGLSLEQAEMLAAYFGLVLVPESQVKKPRKG; translated from the coding sequence ATGATTACGATAACAGAATCACTGAAACAGGCACTTGCGGAATGCGGACTATCCCAACGGCGGCTGGAACGGGAAAGCGGCGTAAACCGCAATTCCATCTTCCGCTTCATGGAGGGGCGCACCGGGCTTTCCCTTGAACAGGCGGAAATGCTGGCGGCGTACTTCGGGCTGGTGCTGGTGCCTGAATCGCAAGTGAAGAAACCCCGGAAAGGGTGA